A region from the bacterium genome encodes:
- a CDS encoding methylenetetrahydrofolate--tRNA-(uracil(54)-C(5))-methyltransferase (FADH(2)-oxidizing) TrmFO: protein MTVVGGGLAGSSAAMEAAKRGVKVKLYEMRPNCMTPAHSTGSLAELVCSNSLGSTDPLRAQGLLKEEIRMLDCELLKIAEANAVPAGTALTVDREKFSKQVTNLLEKHLGVEIIREEVTKVPDGLSIMASGPLTSEKLSASISEFCGLQFLYFFDAIAPMVDKDSLNLEKLHKSSRYDAGDAGFLNAFLDKTQYLQLQSALASAEEHPRHDFEKLCFFEGCLPVEEVARRGQDSLAYGTLRPTGFRDCEGKRPYAVVQLRPENIQGTMYNLVGFQTNLRNSEQERVFRMIPGLENAEFIRYGRMHRNTYIEAPQLIKPTLQFRNRTDLLVCGQLSGAEGYLSAIATGLVAGINASHILKHREPLRIPRETMLGSLLSYISGDDQLESCDNRFTPTKPIFGILPTLSTEPKGKKSKREAYVQRSLTTLKDFLSSI, encoded by the coding sequence TTGACTGTCGTAGGAGGCGGCCTTGCGGGTTCGTCGGCGGCAATGGAGGCTGCAAAGCGGGGCGTCAAGGTTAAGTTATACGAGATGAGACCCAATTGCATGACGCCAGCACATTCGACAGGCAGTCTCGCGGAACTTGTTTGCTCGAACTCGCTTGGCTCAACAGACCCGCTGCGGGCTCAGGGGCTCTTAAAAGAAGAAATCAGGATGCTCGATTGCGAGCTTCTAAAGATTGCCGAAGCAAACGCTGTTCCTGCAGGCACCGCTCTTACCGTAGACAGAGAAAAGTTCTCAAAACAAGTCACAAATCTTCTTGAAAAGCATCTTGGTGTTGAAATAATCCGTGAAGAAGTCACCAAGGTTCCAGATGGCCTAAGCATAATGGCGAGCGGTCCTTTGACATCGGAAAAACTCTCGGCGTCGATATCAGAGTTTTGCGGCCTGCAATTCCTCTATTTTTTCGACGCAATTGCCCCAATGGTGGACAAGGATTCCCTCAACTTGGAGAAACTGCATAAGTCATCGAGGTACGACGCAGGAGATGCCGGTTTCTTGAACGCATTCCTGGATAAGACACAGTATCTTCAACTGCAGAGCGCTCTTGCTTCCGCAGAAGAGCATCCCAGGCATGATTTCGAGAAGCTTTGTTTTTTTGAAGGGTGTCTTCCAGTTGAAGAGGTAGCGCGAAGGGGACAGGACTCTCTTGCATATGGAACCCTGAGGCCGACAGGTTTCAGGGACTGCGAAGGGAAAAGGCCTTACGCTGTCGTGCAATTGAGACCTGAGAACATTCAAGGAACTATGTACAATCTGGTAGGATTCCAAACCAACCTCAGAAACTCTGAACAGGAGAGGGTCTTCAGGATGATTCCGGGCCTTGAAAATGCGGAATTCATAAGGTACGGGAGGATGCACCGCAACACCTATATAGAGGCTCCTCAGTTAATCAAGCCGACACTTCAATTCCGCAATCGTACCGACTTATTGGTTTGCGGTCAACTATCAGGCGCAGAAGGGTATCTTTCGGCTATTGCTACAGGTCTTGTGGCTGGGATAAATGCCTCACACATTTTAAAACACAGAGAGCCTTTAAGGATCCCTCGTGAGACCATGCTTGGAAGTCTTCTTTCTTACATCTCAGGGGATGACCAATTGGAATCCTGCGATAACCGTTTTACGCCTACAAAACCCATTTTTGGAATCCTTCCAACCCTATCGACTGAACCTAAAGGGAAAAAATCTAAGCGCGAAGCTTATGTTCAACGCAGCCTGACTACCCTCAAAGATTTTTTGTCGTCAATTTAG